The following nucleotide sequence is from Aspergillus nidulans FGSC A4 chromosome I.
ATTTCTGAGCCACAACAAAATAGCAACTCTCGCTAAGCCTTTCGTGACGGTGAAAGGTGGATGCGTAAAGCAGGTAACGGGAACTTGCGGTTAGAATTTCCAGCTGGTAGTTGCCCCCATGAAAGTAAATAATGGTATAAACTTGAGTGAGTCATTGACCAAATTTCATCGACTATGAAGCAACGGCGGCCAACTACCCGTAGGATTGCTTAGGTGGCACAACAGAACGTAGCATGGTCTTCGATGCGTATTCATGGAAGATTAAACGCGCCTGAGAGAACAGATGCTTTGATACTGTGCACACTCTCTGGTTTACATAGATACTAAACGGGTATTCTCTCCCCAATCCCACTCAAAAAGTCACATCTATCTTTCAACTCCCTTAACTTGACTTCTGCAAACCCAGTCTCGGCAATAATCCATTTTTCACCTgtcctcttcagctctgGCACCCCAGGAATATCCGCCGCAGTCAACTTATGCACATTCGGATCCCCTGTCTGGAAGAACGACCCAAACGCGCCCGCGAAGCCTCTGTAGATGAGAGGGTTGGATTGCTGAACGGAGTTTATTCTGTTCCACTGCATTCTCTCTAGTTTAGTATGATACTGTACAAGAAGggagcaaggaggagacaAACGTAGGCAGTATCATCTGCATGCTGGGCCGGCGGTATCGTATACTCAGCTAAATAGCCCTTCTGTCTTGCGGCAGAAGCGAGCCAATACCCGGGACAAGACAGGACGACATCGCGATAAACCAGACCCGCGCGCACATAGGTCGAGTTGTAAAGGTCCATCGTTTCGGTTTGGCCTGTTTCCGGGTAATAACGATGTTCGAGGGTGAGGATCTGAGACGGCGATAAACCAGGTAAGAACCCGGAAAGCCAGGAGCGGAAACTAGTTGATGAAGAGTTGAAGGAGTCACTTGTTGCGTTTGTATTCTCATAGGCAAAGCCAGGCGGAATAAAGTTTTCGCCTTCGTGGGTGTTGTACGTTGCAAAGATGTAATCTGTTTCGACCAAACTGTGACTTGTTGCCTCTGTTAGTGGGTGGAGGAGGAATTCATCATCAATGACAGGTGCCCATGTGTACGAAGACGTCGTATACTTATGACTAGCACTAATGATCTGATTCGCATCGCGGATTGCTTGGACATCAACCCTTTTCAAGCAAACCAATGAATCATTCTCACCAGCACAGCCAGTCAAGTTGACCAAACTGTCATAGATAACCTCCGCCTCGTAGTCGTCGTAGCGATACGTCTTCGGCCAGAATGGTGAGCTAGCAAGCGCCTTTGAGAAAagcctctttcttcctcgtcgtccatTTGCAGCGACCTGCGCAACAACAGAGCCTCCGCCGGCACTCTGGCCCCAAATAGTAACATTACGTGGATCGCCTCCAAAATGGGCAATATGATCTTGAATCCATTTAAGGGCATAC
It contains:
- a CDS encoding putative carboxylesterase (transcript_id=CADANIAT00006862), whose translation is MGIPHYFSALSALTFLLTTVIGGTNAATNSDPLIHLTYGSFQGRYDSTYNISYFRKIPFAAPPTGENRFCAPQPPLPVRDGIYDTDQSFDMCPQRTVNGSEDCLYLVIYPNYRVNAFGFLPGKAVKDSPTSDLNPGLLDQEYALKWIQDHIAHFGGDPRNVTIWGQSAGGGSVVAQVAANGRRGRKRLFSKALASSPFWPKTYRYDDYEAEVIYDSLVNLTGCAGENDSLVCLKRVDVQAIRDANQIISASHKYTTSSYTWAPVIDDEFLLHPLTEATSHSLVETDYIFATYNTHEGENFIPPGFAYENTNATSDSFNSSSTSFRSWLSGFLPGLSPSQILTLEHRYYPETGQTETMDLYNSTYVRAGLVYRDVVLSCPGYWLASAARQKGYLAEYTIPPAQHADDTAYVCLLLAPFLYSIILN